AGTTTTGCACGAACTCGGCGAAACTTTATTGAAATTTGTACAGAAAACATGAAAACATGCAAACTACGCCTGAACTACGCCAAACTACGCctagccgccgctgccgccgtcgTCTACATGCCGAGAAGCCTGTAGAAGCGGGTGtagtcgccgccgtcgtcgtcgtcgcgcgGCTGGCTTGGGCCGGCGCCGTCCCTGCTGCAGCCCTCGCCAGGGTCGCCGAGGCGCGGTGGCGCGCTAGACGGcccggcctcgtcctccacgtCGCTGTCGAGGACGATGACGCCGCCCTCCTCGCGCCCGCGACGCCGAGCCTGGAGCTCCGCGTACGCCCGGCGCTGACGGCGAACCTGCTCCCAGACGTAGTCCTTCTTCGCCCACTTGAGGGCGGACTCGTCGTCGGGGGCTGCCATCTTTACGTGCTCCGGCTTCACCGGGAGCAGCCCCGGCTCTGGCTTTGGCCGGACCAGGCGGAGGGAGCGCCTCCCcggagccggagcaggcggggaGGGCCGGgcaccctcgttgatgacgagggTGCTGCTACGGGTGCGGCGCCCGAGCGGCATCTCCTCCAGCTCGGGCATGACGGGGTGGAGCGCGGCCGGCGAGCCGGAGCCCGACGACGAGGACGACCTCGGCTCCATCCGCCGCTGCGTCCAGGAGCTACCACGGCGGTGAGAGAAGGACGGCCGCGGCGGGTACTCGAGGCGCGGCACATTGCCGGTCTCGATGTAGTCGAGGACGGCCTCGAGGGTGCGGCCGGGCACGTCCCACCACTCGCGCCGCCCGTCGGCGTTGAGGTGGGCCCGACCGTTGGTGGAGGCGATCTGCTCCTCACGACGGCGCTGGAAGTACATGGTCCAGAGGCCGTGGCTGTCGGCGGCGTAGCGCGGCTCGTTCCGCTATTCCTCCGTCAGGGACGAGCGGATGCGGGCGATCTCggcccgccccgccgccccttCGGGCACCGGTGGCACCGGGACGCCGCCAGCACTCAGCCTCCACGTCCCCGGCACCTGCATGTCCGGGGGCGCCGGGTACTCGGCCTCGTAGACCAGGCGCGCTTCCGGCTCTTGGAAGTGGCGGAGGCTGAAGCCGTttgccgccgcgccgtcgcctggGTACCTCTCGGCCATCTTTCTCGTCGGCGGGAAGAGGGGAGTGTTGCTATCtacgccgggggggggggggggggggaaatgAGAGCTGTGGCGTTCACCGGCGGGGAGGTCGCCTTTTATAGCTATCGCCGGGCGGCGACGGGATGCATGCCGGGCGACGTGTGGCTGGACGCGCGTCGCGGCGCGttcactgcgccgcccgtgagCCATCAATGGAGGCTGACCGGCGCGGCAGCGCGGCAACCTTCGCATTGATTCCCGcgggaaccgaggcgatgaggGTGACGAAGCGGTGTCTCGCTGACTCGGCAGGCCCATCCGCTTTCGCGCCAAAACCGTTCGCCCCGGCGCTCCCGGGCGCCCCCCAGCGCGCCAGGTTCGGCCTGGGTCTGCCGGCGCCAGTTTCGGCCCAAACCGGCAAAAAACGGGCTCTTGGGACGCGAATGGGCCGATTTTTGGGCGCCGACGCCGAAAATTCGCCTGGagagggcctgttgggggcgcggctggagatgctctaagcacTCATCGCTTCTCTTTGCCCCAATTGGGAATTAGTTGACCACTTCGAGAAAACTTGGGAAGTACTAGTAATAGTACTCGCTGAAGCTACTGATCGGGGTTATCAGTGGCTTCAGCGAGTACTATTACTAGTAATTCCCAAGTTTACCGTAGGGTCAAGTTTACTGCCAAAAATTAAATAACGTCATGTTTACTAGACAGCAGGGTCAAGTTTACTGCCATGACGTTATTTAATTCCCAAAAATTAAATCACGTCATGTTTACTAGACAACAGGGTCAAGTTTACTGCCATGACGTTATTTAATTCCCAAAAATTATTGGCAAAGTTGATTAATCATAGATAGACTATCAAAGCTAGCTGATGGCTCCCGCCTTATATAAATTTTGGAAATCTGGGGATACAGTTGAGTCCTTTTGTTATTAGTTACCGCAATTTATTTACGCAATCAAAGTTGATGGTCTGAATCTGATATAATGTGGGCTATTATTGCGGGACATTTTTCTTTTATTTGATAGCTGCTCTTGAATTCGCAGATTGCAGTATATAGAAACGAGACCATTGCCAGCTCACCGGCGGCGTCTGCTGCCAGGGATTGCGAAGCAGCTGGAGTATACCTTGTATAGAAAATTCCCAAACAAGGTCTTGCTCTATTTTCTGTTCCTTTTGTATATGTAGATTGGTTTCGACCAACCAAGTTCATTTCCGAGCAAAAATAATGTTTGTTGTCTCCTCCTTTGGACAGATGGATTACTACAAAATGGCGAAAGGGCCAATTGAGCCACTCGTGATGTTTGCTGGCAGGACCTTTAGTGCTGAGAGCCGACAACATCGACAAAACCAACAATTGTCAAGACAGATAGCATCTTCCACTTGCTGTGGGATGATGATTCCGACACCTGGTATCACGCAAGGCGCAAGTGAAACTTCTACAATGTCGTATCTAACATACAACATGGATACTTCATCTGGTGCCGGCTTGGTTCCACGGAGTGCCAATAGTGGTACCTCGCTGCAAGGTATAGATAGTTTTACTGATAGTGTGCTCATATCATATCCTTAGGGCTGTTACTTTAAATTGAAATTATTCTGTAGGCATGCTGTGGGGCTTCTAGCCTAGAAATCCAATGACAGCAGCAAAATTGACAAAAATCAACTTGTGTTTAGCCTTTCTATTCAGAAAAAAAAACATCCACTAAGTAGCTATTCTCTGACAGAAGTGCTTCAAGTAAAATGTAAAACTGAAAGTTGTATTATCAGAATTTGGCATTATGCTCTTTCAGACTCTTAATTTCCATTCTTTTTCTGGGAATGACATAGTATCAGTTCGAAATGTGATCTCACAATGATCAGTCCCACAGTGTTTTCCCATATTCATCTATGACATCTTCCAAATAGACTATTTAGTCTTGGAGGGTCTTTTTCTTCTAATTTGCCTGACCGTATTTTCTCATTTACTGATTTGTATCTGTTGTCCTTCTTCCAGGGGGAGCTCCTGATGAGCATGTGAACACAATGTTGTCTCAGGGGATACTCCCTACACAACATGGTCGGCCTAGAGCGTCCAACGACAACCTCGTAATAAACACAGTAGACACACCTGAAACCAACAAACTCTTGGTAAGAACTCTACACTATGCTTATGCTTTACCAATACCAAATATGGTACTCTAGTTACTATATTCCTAATGCTTGGCTAAAATCTACAGCCTAAGGTGACTCAGGCATGCCCTGCACCTTCGAAGGATCTCCCAAAGGAACCAAAGTTCAGCTGCCCAGTCTGCATGAACGAGTTGGTCGATGCGTCGTCGACTATCTGCGGCCACATCTTCTGTCAGAAGTGCATCGAGGCCTCCATCCAGGCTCAGAGCAAGTGCCCTACCTGCTGTAGGATGCTGACCGTGAACAGTTTTCACCGTATCTACCTCCCAACCATGGACTGAAATGATCCAGCCATTCGAGAGGTGTGGTGGAGCATCGACATCTGAACCTTCTCCTCATCGGCATTTAGCTGATTCTGTCTTAACTATTCTTCACAGGGTTATATCATTAGCATTCAGTTTTTGCCGAACAGTTTAACAAGTGCTCGAGTAGTAGTTAATAATCTGCATCCTTGGTGGTAATTGGTAAAGGTTTAAAGGATACGTATTGTGAACTTCATCTGCAAAGAAATGTCAAAAATATTTTCATCTTAGGGTATATGGTGGTCGCTGTGTGCATCGCTCGATGCAGAGGCCGGAGGttatcctccttttctaaaaaaggGTATATGGTGGTGTTCACCCACTCTAGAATATGTGTTTGTGCAGTCAAGAAGAGTTCGGCTTTGTGTTGTCCCTCTCAAAGAATATATGAAAAGCAGGCCTAATTCCTTGAGATTGTTTACCTTACGTGTGTGTTGGCTTGCACATTTGTTGTACCATTCCATGAACATTATACATATAGATATAGTAATGTTTTTACACGCAGATCTACCTGCTGCTAAGGTTTTGGGTACCGAGCGAAAAAATTGGTTACCAGGCGGCAACCGCAAATCCCAGTACCTCATGAAAAATCACCGTACCGGGCAAGAAATCCTGAATTTTTGAATTTGAATGATTTTTTTCCAGATTCAAATTCATTCAAAAAATTCGTTCGGTAACCGTCTTGTATTTTTCTGTTACTGCGGTAACCAAAAATCTCGGTGCCCCACAGGATTTCTTTTCATCCGGGATCCAATCACGAGCTAGATTAAGATTCTTGATCACGGACAAAAAGTCATCTAGTTCATGGTCTTGCCAAATCATTGTCCTGCAGAGAAGTCATCATAGCCGGAAGAGCCGCGGAGCCAAAATTGCGACCTCTTTCAAcatgagctgcggtgcatcaccctcgaCGTCAAGGGTACATGGTGGCGTGTTCGTGTGCAAACACAACCTAGGTCCATCCCAAAGCACTGCAATGGTGCAACGCCTACGGTGAccattcactagtagaaaactgggctttggtcacagggcaatattcagattagtcccggttcagtcacgaaccgggactaatgtgagcattggtcccggttcgtgcggccaggggcctgccgggcctcgtgggggcattggtcccggttcgtccggcccctttggtcccggttggggggacaaaccgggaccaatgggcctcgctcctggcccaccaccattggtcccggttggtggcttgaaccgggaccagaggctcacctttagtcccgattcataccacaaaccgggactaaagggttggtcctagtagcggtcagagtttagtcccacctcgccaaccgaagggcgctcacaccggtttataagcccgtccctctctgccttgttgagctcctctcaaagtgaaaatagatgcccttatacagggaatttgacctaaattcagagtaaatttctttgaatttcatagaaatttattatgaatttaggttgaattttctctataggcgcatctatgttcatttttttatagtaaataaaataattaaaccttaataaaataaaataaaataaactatagtaaataaaataaataaaccttaataaaataaataaaaatagcagcagtaaaataaataaaaatagcagcagtaaaataaataaaaataaaataaataaagtaaaatacataagtaattagaaacaaaatggaataaaataaataagttttttgttgtaagtagaaacaaaacaaaataaataaagcaaaagagaaaacaaaaaacaggggaaaaattatgccacctactgggccaccacggcctgaatacgacttgaaacccatccatgggccaggattcaggctcgcagaaggcccagtaggccccacaggcaaagagaacggttaggcccgaaagcctgcagttgagaggagctcgagagggtgggcgcagcagcgcttataaaccactctcgagctctctcaactagcgaggtgggactaaacttttgacgcggggcagcacaaggcctttggtcccggttggtgccaccaaccgggactaaaggggggcattggtcccggttcgtggcaccaaccgggaccaatgccccccctttagtcccggttggtgccacgaaccgggaccaatgagttgcctatatatactacatcgccacagcagagcactccacaatgctctgttttttctggctggcgaggggagggcatttgggtgctctagctcacctcctatgcacatgaggtgttcgatgaaatgtctgagccacactagttaatctttctcctctcgaaactcgacctccgagctccattttccccgagatttgtctaggtttagcggtccgtcatgtCCCGTCCCTGttttcaccgccgtcgatcgcccgcgccgatctcgtcgccagcaccaccgtggtgagcctcttgttcttatcttctttctgaaagaaaaaaatattcttactttagatagatacttgtctaattttgttacttttattattccttcttattacatagtgcgatggttttggtatccgccaccgtcggccctcgtcctgtctatgattcggatgtggtatatattatctttttataactatttggttcatttattgtttatgacaaatatgccgaccaacgtgacatagattttatttatctaggaggtggtttaaccgaaaattccaaccgaccctattgtcgagaggttaaatttagttgaagaagaaaacaattacttgaaggaaaaaataaaaaaattgaggaggagaagatgatattggagttgcatgttgcggatgtcgtcgatgatcacaaggtCAAGATGGATGctatgcgcttgaagattagaaagattagaaaatatgccattcataccgaggcttggtatcattatgccgttggatcaattgttaccttggttgcgattatgatcgcatttgttttcgcattgaaatgttttacatagtttcaatgtatggtttaattaattagatgctccggagagctatatatatgttgttagatgagaactatgtatgtactttggttttaatgtgatgatgaacttctattaatttggtcacttaattatctattcatgatgttctgtaatggtttttgacacacttaattatatataatgcacgcagatgaaccggcaatggatgtacggtgacagacacacctccgactacattaagggcgtgcatgattttctcgaagtggctgaggcaaacaagcagaatggttttatgtgttgtccatgccctacatgtgggaatacggagtcttactctgaccggaaaatcctttacacccacctgctttacaagggtttcatgccacactataatatTTGGACGAGGCCTgcagaaataggggttatgatggaagacgacgaagaagaagaggacgatgacaactatgtgccccctgaatacggtgatgccgcaacgggggaagctgctgaagatcaagaggaaccagacaatgtgcccaatgatgctgcaaggggggaagctgctgaagatcaagaggaaccagtgcccgatgatgatgatctccgccgggtcattgtcgatgcaaggacgcaatgcgaaagtcaaaaggagaagctgaagttcgatcgcacgttagaggatcacaaaaaagggttgtaccccaattgcgaagatggcaacacaaatctcggtaccatactggaattgctgcagtggaaggcagagaatgctgtgcctgacaaaggatttgagaagctattgaaaatattgaagaagaagcttccaaaggataacgaattgcccgacagtacatacgcagcaaagaaggtcgtatgccctctaggattggaggtgccgaagatacatgcatgccctaatgactgcatcctctaccgcggtgcgtacaaggatctgaacgcatgcccggtatgcggtgcattgctgtataagatcagacgagatgaccctggtgatgttgacggcgagccccccaggaagagggttcctgcgaaggtgatgtggtatgctcctataataccacggttgaaacgtctgttcagaaacaaagagcatgccaagttgatgcgatggcacagtgaggaccgtaagaaagacgggaagttgagagcacctgctgacgggtcgcagtggagaaaaatcgaaagaaagtactgggctgagtttgtagctgacccaaggaacgtatggtttggtttaagcgcggatggcattaatcctttcagggagcagagcagcaatcacagcacctggcccgtgactctatgtatgtataaccttcctccttggatgtgcatgaagcggaagttcattatgatgccagttctcatccaaggccctaagcaacccggcaacgacattgatgtgtacctaaggccattagttgaagaacttttacagctgtggaatggaaacggtgtacatacgtgggatgagcacaaacaggaggaatttaacctgcacgcgttgctgtttgtaaccatcaacgattggcccgctctcagtaacctttcaggacagacaaacaagggataccacgcatgcacgcactgtttagatgacactgaaagtatatacctggacaaatgcaggaagaatgtgtacctgggccatcgtcgatttcttccgaccaacc
The Aegilops tauschii subsp. strangulata cultivar AL8/78 chromosome 3, Aet v6.0, whole genome shotgun sequence genome window above contains:
- the LOC120975998 gene encoding uncharacterized protein; amino-acid sequence: MAKGPIEPLVMFAGRTFSAESRQHRQNQQLSRQIASSTCCGMMIPTPGITQGASETSTMSYLTYNMDTSSGAGLVPRSANSGTSLQGGAPDEHVNTMLSQGILPTQHGRPRASNDNLVINTVDTPETNKLLPKVTQACPAPSKDLPKEPKFSCPVCMNELVDASSTICGHIFCQKCIEASIQAQSKCPTCCRMLTVNSFHRIYLPTMD